TTTTTAtgtagattttagaatattcagaTGATAATCagttgccaattggatggaaacctagctaaggTTGCCAATATTAGAACAGGGCAAATATGTGTTAGATTTCCCACGGGCTTGAATAATTTTTCAAACAgagcctagaaccgagccctggggcacaccagtagtgagagtacgtgTTGCTCTCCACGTCACCTGTTAGgagcggcctgccaggtaggatggaATCCAAgtgtgtgcagagcctgagacgcccagccttGAGAGGGGGATCTGATGGTTTACCATGTCTAATGCCGTGGATAGATCTAGGAGAATGAGAACAGAGGACAAAGAGTCAGCTTTGGTTGAGTGAtccgtcttgaagcctgactgttTAGGGTCAGATGAgttgagtgttggtttcttgagtaGGGGAGCGACTCTGGCCATTTTCAAGTCAGAGAGgatgcagccagtggtcagggatgagttgatgagggaagtagGAAGAAGGGAGAAGCGGATGGGGTCAAGCGAGCAGGTTGTTGGGCGACTAGATCTCACAAGTcgcaggatttcatctggagagagaggggagaaagaggtcaaggcatAGGGTCGTTCtgtgtgagtgggaccagtggactcaataggctgagtgaatgaggagcggattaaggagggaggagaatgtggAAAAGAATTTCTTAGGGTTAGAGGCaaatgcttggaatttagagtgatagaaaatggctttagcagtgGATACAGAGGAAAAGAagctagagaggagggagtgacaGCAGGTCCTCCAGAAGTTTTGTTTTCTTCCATTTTCACTTATAAAGAtgtcaagctcattgaggaactctccagGGGCACCTGGTGGGCGATAGATGACAACAACGATaagcttgagtggacaagtgacagtgacagcatggaattaaaatgaggagatggacaggtgagagagggagaaaatataAAATCTCCAGTTAGGAGAAATGAGTAGACCTGTGCCAACACCGGGACGACCAGATGCTCTTGCACTATCAGAGAAAACATAGTCAGATGAAGAAAGAGCAGCTAGgatatcagtgttctctggggtgaccCATGTCTCCGTCAGGCCAAAAAagtcaagggactgaagggcagcatagGCTGAGATTAACTCTGCGTTCTTGACTGCAGATCGGCAAATCCAAATGCttccttgtgtatgtgtgtatagtgtgtgttcagcagtgatgtggtcaggttgaataaagagaaaaaagTACATTAAAAAAAGTAATAAATGTATCATTATTGTGCAATTTATATCTATAGACTACATTGAGATTTTAGTTTCATTATTTTTAGGCTATCTGGCATTAATGCGTAAGCCTAAACTTCAAAGCCTAACTTTACCGGCACAAAATAGCCTAAAGGCTTTTGGGAACAGGCAGAAAAAGTTAACGTGGATCCACTGATGCAAAAAGGACAATGTCAGAGTTGAATTCAGTAAGAGAAAAGCTGTGCAATGGAGGcttgaaaataaagagaagggagggccagaaaagtcatgtttgggaaagatttggtgaagtggtaaaagaggaCGATAGCAGTGCCGGCGATGTTATGTGTGATTATTGTGAGGCGCTGTACAAATTCGACAGCCGTAAGACTagacttcaaataggcctatggcaCATAGGGATGTCTGTAGAGATGCtttctttatcagcatcataaaagctgatagtatttctaccacaggttttaatgactccaacctaagtatgtgtaaacttctgacttcaactgtacgtgtaTGTACGTGCGTAGCCAATGTCTGTATAGTATGTGTAAATATTTTGTGTATTCATGCTTAATGGTATTTCTTAGTGGATATGAGAGTATATCAGTATCAGTTTCTCATTTTAATTCAGCTGATACAACTTGACACCACACAATGTCCTCCTGAGCAGATGACTCTGATACACATATCTAACACATATTTCTGGAGGTTTCGCTTTATCCTTCCTGGTCTTTAGTAATGGTAAAGTTGACCTATCATTCTGCCTGCTCTGGTCATTGTGTTTATGATGTGGAGTCGTCTTTGTGTCTAGgctttctcccttctccctcctcactCTATACCAGGCTTGGCCTGCTGGAGAAAGTACATTTTATTGATTGACACTCAAGTGACAGGTCTCCTTTCCTCTTGCAAGGTCACAGAGCTACATACAgtaatatagtgtgtgtgtgtgtgtgtgtgtgtgtgtgtgtgtgtgtgtgtgtgtgtgtgtgtgtgtgcgcctctctctctctctctctctctctcgtcctggtaatggaacactgtatatacaTGATAGACTGAGTGTGTTCGGCACACGCCACATGCCTTCAAAATGTCTGTCCTGACAGAAGCTGCAGGTGTCAAATGGATTGGCTGTGTTTGCCCCCAGTGCTGTGGAGCTAAAGGGGATTCAATTAAAGTCACATCCACTCATGCTGTCACATTACATGTGTGTAAAagaaagtgtgtgtgcatgcgtgtgtgtctgttcacAACAGCTGCCCTCTCAGCGTGTCCAGGCAGAATTAATGTGACATTACACCTTAGTGAGGCATCCTGACAGGCATCAGGAAAACACCATTAAAAATGTATGCCCGTGTTCAGATAACGGCAGGACTCTTCTCAGCCAAAACAGCACAACACTAGTAATTGGCTCCTATGGTAAACGATGGGTCTGAATTTGATTGAATTCGTGAATGTCAAACGTTGCCAGGTGCATACTCAGAATAAAGGGGTATGAAAAGGCCAGAGAGAGGCCAGTTATTGTCGCAGGCTTGATGAGACTTGATTGCTAATACGGCTAATCTTCTCAGACAATTATGCAGGTGTTAGAGCAGGGTTGGGCTGAAACATTACCCTTTAAAGCTGCTTCTTCTGAATGTGGTGTTCTGTTGATTAAATGGTTCGTGTTTTTGGCACCATGAATGTCAGAATGACAAATTACGTCAAAGTCTAATTTGTACAAATAATTATCACCTGCTCTACCTTTCATTTGAAAGTGTTATTGTTCGTACAAGGAAGTCGAGGATGGACTCAATCATGATCATTATTCAGGGAAGATTTCTGTTGAAGCAGAGGTCTGTTAGTCCACATGCTGTAAGGCTCATCGTGTAACATAGAGAGGATTCTAAACGATTCATGACAGGCATGTGAAATGGTATGGTAAGCTACCTTTGAGCCTCATTTTAACCATCCCCCAAAATGTCCATTCGGAAATGTTGTTTTTAGGGCGAAGCTCAATGTGAAGGCCTTGTGTGATGGGATGTAGTCTGGTACAGAATGAAATGGTTTCATTTAAACTAAAGCCTGGTTGAACTCTGAGGTGCAATTGGAGAGGGATGGGATGCTGTAGTAGAATAATCATATTCTTAAGGAATATGTCTCAGTGAGGAATGTAGGGCTGTCACTGGGAAGTTTGTTTTTTACACATCCCTGACCTGTGGATGATATAATATTCCTCTCAGACGTttaggggaggggggtggggcTCCTGGGAGGCAAAACGTCAACAGTCGATGTTCAATACTCAAACACATACGgaggtacacagacacacactcatgtTTCTCGTATTTGCACATGctcgcgcgcgcgcgcgcacacacacacacacacacacacacacacacacacacacacacacacacacacacacacacacacacacacacacacacacacacacacacacacacacacacacacacacacacacacacacacacacacacacacacacacacacacacacactggaccagATTCTCAACATGCTAACAGACTCCCCCAAGTTAACCCATGTTCAGTATATCCCACTACAGTCCCAACACGCCTACACACTCTCTCCTCTTAAACAGACTATGCTGCTTTACTGCTTTTAATCATTCTCAACATGTCTCTCTAGACTCTCTTCACCATTTATCTGTTGTATTGCTCTCTCCCATCAGCTTACATGCTTTAATATATTTTCTGACATAGATGTATGCATCTGATCTGCTTTGTATTCCcaggacaacatactgtatagttAATCTAGCTACTGTGTGTAGAGAGACTGGTCTGAGAAGCAGACTATAGAGACTTTAAGGCTTCCAAATCTCTCACAAGGATGAGCTTTCAGGACTCAATTTGAGCCTTTGAAAGTTTGATGTAAAATCCAATCCCCACCTGTGGATTACTTATGTAattgttgtattgtgtgtgtgtgtgtgtgtgtgtgtgtgtgtgtgtgtgtgtgtgtgtgtgtgtgtgtgtgtgtgtgtgtgtgtgtgtgtgtgtgtgtgtgtgtgtgtgtgtgtgtgtgtgtgtgtgtgtgtgtgtgtgtgtgtgtgtgtgtgtgtgtgtgtgtgtggatgagtgTCTCGATGTCGATTACAGGTTTGGCATCAATTCAGTTTTCAGTCAATTCAGGTAGTAAAAATGAAGGACATTTAACTACGTTTAAATTCTGTACGCATATCTCAGAGACTATCTCAGTATGTTGTATTAGGTTTATTATGATGGCAGTATTAAGTGTTCAACAGTATGAAGTGTTCAACAGTATGAAGTGTTCAACAGTATGAAGTGTTCAACATTATTAAGTTCAACAGTATTAAGTGTTCAACAGTATTAAGTGTTCAACAGTATTACGTTCAACATTATTAAGAATGTTCAACAGTATTAAGTGTTCAACATTATTAAGTGTTCAACAGTATTAAGTTCAACAGTATTAAGAATGTTCAACAGTATTAAGTGTTCAACAGTATTAAGTTCAACAGTATTAAGAATGTTCAACAGTATTAAGTGTTCAACATTATTAAGTGTTCAACAGTATTAAGTTCAACAGTATTAAGAATGTTCAATGGTATTAAGTTCAACAGTATTAAGAATGTTCAACAGTATTAAGTGTTCAACAGTATTAAGTTCAACAGTATTAATAATGTTCAACAGTATTAAGTGTTCAACAGTATTAAGTTAAACAGTATTAAGAATGTTCAACAGTATTAAGAATGTTCAACAGTATTAAGTGTTCAACAGTATTAAGTTCAACAGTATTAAGAATGTTCAACAAGTCCGTACTCTTTATCTCATCCTCATTTTGATCGTTTCAATGTAAGATGTTAGATGCATTTCTCAATTTCTCTTCACCATGTAAGGAAGCATGATATGATCATATAAGGGAAGGAAGTCACAGTTCACTCTGCCTCTAATAAGTATTCAAAAAGAACATTACCTGCCTCACACTTGAATTTAGTTCAACTGCACCACCAAAACGTTTAGGTATCCATGGACGTTTGGCAGGAAGTATGTTTGCAGGACTTCTCCTCTTTATACCAGTTCTACTGGCTGAAGATGTGGCAGTTTTATTTTGTAGAAAGAAGAGTGTTTGCGTCTTAGAAGGATTGTCTGTAAAATTGTCCTGCAGTTTCACAATCCAAGATACCAGACGTAAATTAAAAGAATTCTACTggtttaacaacaacaacaggaagaAATGGAAGGACACAACTATTCCGGAGGATCTGAGTGAAGACCCAGAGTATTATGGTCGTTTGTTACATGGTGCTGTTGGGGGTTTCAGTCAATATTCCCTAACTACTACGATCATAAATTTGAGACCAAGTGACTCTGCTGAGTATAAGTTTAGACTTAACACACAGAACTCAGGATGGAAGAACAGCGAATCTGGAACAACTGTTTTTGTCACAGGTCTGAAGGTGATTAAGAATCCGGACACTGTGAAAGAGGGACAAAAAGTAACACTGACCTGCAGTACCATGTGTATCCTGAGTAACAACCCCAACCTTACTTACATCTGGTATAAGAATGGACGACGACTAACCAACCCAAAGACCCTGAAGACCAGCCTGTACCTAGACCCATTCAGTATTACGGATTCTGGCAGTTACTCCTGTGCTGTAAATGATCTCCGTTCTCCTTCACTTTGTCTCCTGGATAACTGTTGGGATGTGAAATACGCAAAGAAGACAATCTGCACCATAACCgggtcatctgtggatctgcctTGCACTTACACATACCCCAGTGGTCAGACcatcacacagactctctggtcaAAAACTGTGGATGCTAAAGGGAAGCCTGAAGCCTTGGAGTATGGAGATAGTGTGCAGTACCGTGGAGACAAGAAGACTGACTGCACCCTGAGAATCacagagctcagagagagagactcagccAACTACAGTTTCAGATTCAAAACACAACAGGGGAGCTACAATGACCCATTTCAGGTCACGCTGTCTGTCACAGATGTATTTGTAAAGGTTAGTCCTGACATCgtcatagagggagagaaagtctGGATCTCGTGCTCAACATCCTGCATTCTGAAGCAAAACTCTACTGACTACATCTTCTACAAGGACAAACTTCGCCTACCTAGCCCTAACAGACACTGGGTCTTGTACCTTGACCCAGTCAGCAGTGAGGATGCAGGCAGCTACTCCTGTGTATTGGTTGGCCTCGAGAATCAGCCCTCCCTTGGAGCTACACTCACTGTGAGATATCCTCCAAGGTCCACCACCGTGACGGTCAGCACAGATCAGAATAAAATAGTGGAAGGCAGTTCAGTGACTCTGACCTGTAGCAGCGATGCCAACCCACCAATGGAGAAATACACCTGGTACAAAAGGAACGGAAGTAAAGTGAGCGTCTTACAGGGAGAAACAGAAagttacaccatccccagtgTCAGTCTTGGGTACATTGACCAGTACTTCTGTGAGGCTAAGAATGAGATTGGTGCTCAGAACTCTACCTGGGACCTGACCACAGATGATAGACTAGTGAATGTCTTGACTCCTGTACTGTGCATTGTGGCTGTCCTGACTGCTGGAACTCTTCTCGTTCTCAGCTACTACACACTGAAACAGAGAAACCGCGGAGAAAGAGCTGATACACCGAGAGTCCATTATGTCAGTAATGATGCCTCCAACTCCGCTGTGAGTGAGGAGGAGAGCGTAGATACTCTCTACGCTCACCCTGATGACTATGATGACATACAGCGTGGCATTGATGAGTACGATGACATACAGGATGACACCTACACAGCCCTTCAGAGAGACTCTCGCCTCTCGATGTACGATTCTATCCTGAAGAGAGAATCACCATAGAGCCTGAAGACCTACAGCACCAACCAAAAAATACGCCTTGCACCTTTTTTTTGTCCTGCTATCACATTGGCCTGTCGGGGATGTTTCCCACACATTGAGCTATAACCTTAGAGTTTATGCTGAAGGTGAATATGATTGCTGGAATGTTTTGCCATTGGCTAATGCAAATGTAAATGGTGTTATATTGTTTGGTTTTTAGAGTTGATTGTTGCTTACTACACAAGATGAGGTTGAAAGAAACATAATCAAATCATATGCATGTTTTCCTATTCTTTACAGTGAGGGAAATATATGAAAGTATGCCATTTAGTAATTGCCACTTCAATTACTGCTCATGCTCATGGTAATTCTCTTTAATCATGGATTGATTATTACAAAATAGACGCTTGTAGATATAGCAATTAAAAACAGCTATTCTGAAAGCAAAGATACATAGGAATATATCAGCAATCATGCAAAACTGTCAGTATTGTTAATATAATACTAATATTTAAGTAAATTCAATTCATTAAATGTTTGCTGTATGACAATACATTTGTTTTTTTGACCCCTGGTTTATTAGGATACTAGTATGCTAACTCTAACCATTAGGGTTATAATTacattaagggttagggttaaggtttttGGGTCaagattggggttagggttaaaccccctagaaatagcatttgaccttgtggggcctaacaaaatgtccccagttggtcaaatatttgttagtttactatagaatagttaaacacgtccacacacacacaacacacacacctccctatACAGGAAGCTAATTGGTCGTCTATCACAATACACTGCAACAGCTCTTTTCCTGCATGGCCTACATTTTTTCTGAAGCAAGTCCTGAAATGTGTTATAAatactagagagaggggagaggaacacacacacacacacacacacacacacacacacacacacacacacacacacacacacacacacacacacacacacacacacacacacacacacacacacacacacacacacacacacacacacacacacacacacacacacacaaaaaccttgaaacaaaaatggttcttcaaagggttaccTTATGggaacagccgaagaacccttatAGGttgtagatagcacctttttttctaagagtgtaggggaAGACACATGTATTCTGTCTCTCAATGCGCATACTGGTGCCATGCACTCACTAAACGCCAGGCGCTGATGTGTGTGCCATGGGGTCACCTCCCTATGAGACTGCCAGGGGGTCACCTCCCTATGAGACTGCCAGGAGGTCACCTCCCTATGAGACTGCCAGGGGGTCACCTCCCTATGAGACTGCCAGGGGTCACCTCCCTATGAGACTGCCAGGGGCTTAGTGAACACACAGTAAAACACTCGCACACACAATAGACTGAGGACATCGGCAAGAAAGTGGGATCCACACAtcataagagaggagagagagaaagataaagtgctgtagagagagtgagaaggtAAGAGTAATTTAACCTCATTTTAGCCCTGGTCACCTGCGCTGGGGTGGAGATTATTCAGGATTAGAGTGAGGAATGAGCTGGAATACAAGGCCAGTAGGCCACTCTCACTCACCACTTTAACACACACTGAAAAAAACTGCGCTCTGGGAAAATGAATCAGCTGATGGATAGGACTGCCACTTAACCTTGGGAACCATCTGGCCATGCctgcacatacagtacatacactcacatacactcacacatacacatacacatacacatacacatacacatacacatacacatacacatacacatacacatacacatacactcacatacactcacacatacacatacacatacacatacacatacacatacacatacacatacacatacacatacacatacacacacttgggCAGCCAACTGATCCTTGCACACTAGGTTGGTATTTCACAGAGAAGTGATGGGGAATGTAGAtagaacagggggagaggagaggaccaactAAGCTAGAAAGCCCAAGAAAGAGGAGAGTTATTCTGCTATTTTCATCACTTAAAGGCACCACATTCTATTTACCTGATTGTCACCAAGTAGCTGAGTCATTTAATTGGTTCTTTCGCTCAGAGAAACTGATGATATAGCCTTGCCTCCCCCTTATCCGTGTGAAAGAGAATGTAATGGAACTTCTCCATGACCCTGGGAATGAATACATTGATATGGAAAGAATAACATGATTTAATGTGATGTTATAGATTATCAGAGAGTCTGCAGAGACTGAAATGTGGGACATTTGAAATCAATCTCATTTTGGGAACAAGGCCTGCCAGTAAGGATTTAATCTTACTGCCTTGTCAgtactctttctctatctctctctctctctctttgcacaGGCTGtagtctctttctttctctctctccatttgtaCAACTAAAATCTtccctctctttgcctctctttcTTCAACTACTCGCATCTCTTCGTTAACCCCTAGCTGTCTCTCTTAGTGCTGTCTTTTGACTTTTAACCTCCTCATTCTGCCttgcttcctcttcctcttcctggctCATAGACTTTGAGTAGAATAGGACAGCTGAAAGGGAAGAGTGGGAGGTTTTTGTTGCACTATAGGAATGGAGGTGTATTGCTAAATCAATCAAAGAGAGGTGTTTGAAAGAGAAGTGAGCTTTAACACTATGTGGTTGTGCAACCTTGTCCATTCGGCATAGGTCCTGACCGTTATTCCTGCATGTCACATATTGAATGCATGTTAACATCGGGATATCACtatcagagagagatagagtcccGCCCACTACCACTAGAGAAATGCAGCTCAGCCCGCCCAGTTACAGTTACTCAGCCCGCCCAGTCCTGAGGCTATTAGATCACAGAGGTAGTGTAAACATCGTTCTGTTGCTACAGCCTGAAATAAAGACTCATCTGAGATTCCCCGAGCAGGCCATGGTTTTTCTTCTAAATATTTTATCTTGCCTTTAAATATGAGAGCATTTTTTGCTGATTTGACCATTTTCACCTGTGGAACTAACCCTGTTCCctgttaaaaaacaacaacatgttttcacctaattttaacattctATCTTAAAGATCACATGCTCAACTtaattaaaaacacattttcccatctcaagaggttcaatttaaaaaaaatactatagtaagtgccgattaagtgccaaataaaataacagggttgaccataacagggttgacgatttcaTCTGATATCAGCCATACATCCCCTTGTGACAGAgagaatggaagcttgttgtgcaCAACAGGGAGTTGCAATTAAATGTAAGCTTCACAAAAAAACAAGGaaattgttaaaacatttctagcctgtctatctatgggtgtCAGGGTTGACGTGTACCGCTCGGCCCtttcagttttccaccacaaagcACCAGgaaatggccaaaaagagtagaatCAGCTCACATGCTTTTACACTaggatttgactattagatgttcagcgtttatttttttaaatatatttacaaaGGAAACGTTTCAGCAAATTAAAATGAATTAAAATGATAATTCAGTtaatgtaacagggttgaccttaaaatgagggacactAATCACATCaaataaatgaatcactaatcacatgaaaaaaataatagtcttcagaaatgactttgtcaaaacaacaaaataactagggttttacaatgatggtgaaacttggagaaatgttgggTTAAGTGGGTTCAAATCTTCCTCAAGGTGACACAGTGTTGATGGAGGGACATGTCAAAGTGCTGAATTTACTTTATTCATATTAAAAATCTGATTTATTGAATTATGCACGTGGTCTATagtaaagggcacttcatttaatataacatgcttttaaaattcaatattggtgcacaatttctacttaaaatatcaaagggatgaAAAGGCACCCATTTGCACTCTCCAatgcactctcactctctcacatagAGGGGTACAGTCCCAGTTAGGGAAGGTTAGGCTGTACTGGAGGTCATCCATGTTGAGCTGCAGTTAAATTATTCAGCCTGAAACCTCCTCCCTACACCCACTCTTTTCAAAATGACTCCTATTTTAGATAGGTATTATACAGTGCATTGCACTTGAGTTGCCAGTTGATTTATGATCAACAGAACCTCTGCCCCTATTCTAGGAATTGTATTTGTTCTGATCTCTAaacaatattgtgtgtgtgtgttgcaggacagTGGGGATGACTCCCACAGAATTGCCCAGTCCCCAGTGGTCCATGTCAGGGGGCTGTGTGAGGCCGTAGTGGAGGCTGACCTGGTGGAGGCCCTGGAAAAGTTTGGCCCTATATGGTAAGAATCCACTCACATATGTTGGATGATAtgtgcccccccccaccccttaaCCCCCTGTTTTCGTCATTGTAAGACATAGGCTTTTATCTCATCTTTTAGTTAAACAGAAGGAAAACGAATATGGAACATGCACTGTACTGTGACTTGGAAGACTGTGTATTAGAGTGTAGCTACATGGATCATGTAAATGTGGTGTGGATATGTGTGAGGCATTTCCCCTCAGGCCTCCCCAGTGACTTGCCTTTCATCCTGTTGAAGTCATTGGGGGGTTCTGTAGAAATAAAAACGTATATCAGCATGTACTGAAGCCTCAACTCACTTCCTTTGAAGAGCTACACACATACtcacagacacatacaaacatttTCAGAGTCACACGTCAGTATACagtcaactcacacacacacacacataccagcaCGCACATGGAGTGGAGGTGTTTGTGGCCAAACCAAGCTTTTACCTCACGGAGACCTTGAGTAACAGAGAGAGCTCAGTGTTAATCAGGCTCGTTATGTGGTGCAATATTAATTACGTAACGACCCATCAAACCTAGGAGAGCTGCGACAGCATGGTTAACCCACAACATAGAGACAATCTACCGTACCATGGTAACTGTAGAAACTATGGTAACTGTCCAATTAGACCAGCACTGCCCAAAGTATGGTCACAACTGCACTTACTCCCACCCCTCTTCTGTTTTTGTGCATTTATGTTGAGCCAACATAGGTGATTTTGGGGGGGAAGTATAAACAAAAAGCCCCACAAACAAATAGAGCGGTTTCCTTTCTGGTAGAAATGTTTGAGAATATAACCTCATAACCTCAGAATTGAACTTGGAAATGTTTTACATTCCAAACTTGCAAAGTTTTCATTCTGTCAGTTCAGGACATGAGTTCTCATCGGGCAAATTTCAAAGACACCCTATTTCCAAAAGTGTTCTACTTTTAGCACCAAATGCCGTTCCCTACGGTAGACAGGGAATGTGGTTTTATTTGAGCCACTGTCCATTTAGAGTAATAGACCATTTTTCTACTCAGTGAATTGAATTCTAATGGACTTCCTTGTTGTTCTGTGTTGATGGCAGCTATGTGATGATGATGCCCTTTAAGCGGCAGGCGCTGGTGGAGTTTGAGATGGTGGAGAGTGCTGATAAGTGTGTGGCGTGTGGGAGTAGCGAGGCCGTCTACATCGCAGGCCAGCAGGCCTTCTTCAACTACTCCACTAGCAAGAGGATTACCCGGCCCACCAACTCAGACAACCCCAACAGTGGCAACAAAGTCCTGCTCCTTTCGATCCAGAATCCCCTCTACCCCATCACCACGGTAAGAACATGGTAACAGTACGTGACTCCTGGCATGAGTCAGTGCTGAAAATACATACTGTATTACACAATAGCATCACAGCAGTAACAGTAATTGCCACCCGCCTGGCACTGTATGCATGCTATACTGTCACCATGGTAACAGTACTGACCAAGAGTACCTCATTATTGCCCATGTTAACAGTAGTCAAGTGAATATATGAATTATAAACATTGTGTATTATCATAGAACTACAGGGTTTATATTTGTACTCTTTCTTGCTTTCTCgctccctttctatctctctatgttaccctctctttctttctttctttctctctctctgtctacctctctcccctaATGGGAGCAGTCAGGATACATTTATTAAAAGCATCTTGTGGCTGTTTCAAGGTTTATTTCCCCATGAGTTTGTACATATCTCCTGCCAACACCCATCTATCGCCACCTTTCTCTGgcatctccctctactctctttctctccccctctctccctctcaggttGCATTGAAAGATAGAGAGGGCTCTCCGCGGGGTACCTGTAGtgttcagatagcatgtgtctgatgtagggctgaccccatttagtcgactggtcgataGGCGGTTGGTCGACCGAGATTTCTTTAGTCGAGCATATAGCAAACACGAAATACAAATGTCATGGTGTACAAGACAACCCCAACAGTGGCAACAAAGTCTGATTTgcgcctgtctgagtggactgatccattgtggaggccgtggGGATGGTATAGTCCATCAGTCTAAGACATTTGCTACTGAAAatgtatatggttatattacataagaacaataaaaaatgtaatattttaaaaCAAATGCGCTTTCTCCCGCGTTGGATAGCGGTCGGTATCCACGGTT
This genomic interval from Oncorhynchus keta strain PuntledgeMale-10-30-2019 chromosome 2, Oket_V2, whole genome shotgun sequence contains the following:
- the LOC118399229 gene encoding B-cell receptor CD22-like, translating into MFAGLLLFIPVLLAEDVAVLFCRKKSVCVLEGLSVKLSCSFTIQDTRRKLKEFYWFNNNNRKKWKDTTIPEDLSEDPEYYGRLLHGAVGGFSQYSLTTTIINLRPSDSAEYKFRLNTQNSGWKNSESGTTVFVTGLKVIKNPDTVKEGQKVTLTCSTMCILSNNPNLTYIWYKNGRRLTNPKTLKTSLYLDPFSITDSGSYSCAVNDLRSPSLCLLDNCWDVKYAKKTICTITGSSVDLPCTYTYPSGQTITQTLWSKTVDAKGKPEALEYGDSVQYRGDKKTDCTLRITELRERDSANYSFRFKTQQGSYNDPFQVTLSVTDVFVKVSPDIVIEGEKVWISCSTSCILKQNSTDYIFYKDKLRLPSPNRHWVLYLDPVSSEDAGSYSCVLVGLENQPSLGATLTVRYPPRSTTVTVSTDQNKIVEGSSVTLTCSSDANPPMEKYTWYKRNGSKVSVLQGETESYTIPSVSLGYIDQYFCEAKNEIGAQNSTWDLTTDDRLVNVLTPVLCIVAVLTAGTLLVLSYYTLKQRNRGERADTPRVHYVSNDASNSAVSEEESVDTLYAHPDDYDDIQRGIDEYDDIQDDTYTALQRDSRLSMYDSILKRESP